The Candidatus Omnitrophota bacterium genome includes a window with the following:
- the murA gene encoding UDP-N-acetylglucosamine 1-carboxyvinyltransferase, giving the protein MLGLCRRTEKLEGTLEVSGSKNAALPILSACLLTDEKCVIRNVPDLEDVRVLFALLRKMGKTIKFEKNIAQVSGHLRSGSLPEKLVRKLRASVLVMGPVLARLGEGSFALPGGCALGERPIDIHLSGLKAMGASYSILRGRMIFRRQALKGAHIKFSFPSVGATENLLMASSCAGGVTVIENASVEPEIGDLCLFLRAMGAEITRKGSSYTVKGRACLGGADFTVMPDRIEAGTFLLAAASVGGRVRVDSACPAHLGALLTKLRATGVKISKKGNSLTVHSPKIIKPVNIVTGPYPAFPTDLQPLWAVYMLRASGRSSIKDRIFPARFMYVDELKRLGASMVLKNAVLMINRSRLSGTNIYACDLRAAAAMIIAGLMAEGETRVYELRHLFRGYENFFIKLRKLGANVSMEQLKEEK; this is encoded by the coding sequence ATGTTAGGCCTTTGCCGCCGGACGGAAAAACTAGAAGGCACCCTTGAGGTGAGTGGTTCGAAGAACGCGGCTCTCCCCATATTGAGCGCCTGTCTTTTGACGGATGAAAAATGCGTCATCAGAAATGTTCCCGACCTGGAAGATGTGCGCGTTCTGTTCGCGCTCTTGAGAAAAATGGGCAAGACGATAAAGTTTGAAAAAAACATCGCGCAGGTGTCGGGCCATCTGCGAAGCGGCTCGTTGCCGGAAAAACTTGTGAGGAAACTGAGAGCTTCTGTTCTGGTTATGGGTCCGGTGCTGGCGAGATTGGGAGAAGGCTCCTTCGCCCTGCCCGGCGGCTGCGCTCTCGGTGAAAGGCCGATAGACATACACCTGAGCGGGTTGAAGGCCATGGGCGCGTCATATTCTATTTTGCGCGGTCGCATGATTTTCAGGAGGCAGGCCCTTAAGGGAGCGCATATAAAATTCTCTTTTCCTTCGGTGGGAGCCACGGAAAATCTGCTTATGGCCTCGTCCTGCGCCGGAGGAGTGACCGTTATTGAAAACGCGTCGGTGGAGCCGGAGATAGGAGATCTTTGCCTTTTCCTCAGGGCGATGGGCGCGGAGATAACAAGAAAAGGCTCATCTTATACTGTAAAAGGCAGGGCATGCCTCGGCGGCGCTGATTTTACCGTTATGCCCGACAGGATAGAGGCAGGGACTTTTCTTCTCGCCGCCGCTTCCGTCGGAGGCCGTGTGCGGGTGGATTCCGCCTGCCCCGCTCACCTGGGCGCGCTTTTGACAAAACTCAGGGCAACGGGTGTGAAAATAAGCAAAAAGGGAAATTCCCTGACGGTCCATTCGCCGAAAATAATAAAACCGGTCAATATTGTCACGGGGCCTTATCCCGCTTTCCCCACGGATCTTCAGCCGCTGTGGGCGGTGTATATGCTGCGCGCTTCCGGACGGAGCAGTATAAAGGATAGGATCTTTCCGGCACGTTTTATGTATGTTGACGAACTCAAAAGGCTGGGAGCGTCAATGGTGCTGAAAAACGCGGTGCTCATGATAAACAGATCCCGTCTTTCGGGGACGAATATTTACGCCTGCGATCTGAGGGCGGCCGCGGCCATGATCATCGCCGGCCTCATGGCGGAGGGCGAAACCCGCGTTTATGAGCTCAGGCATTTGTTCAGGGGCTATGAAAATTTTTTCATCAAGTTGCGAAAGCTCGGCGCAAATGTTTCAATGGAGCAACTGAAAGAGGAAAAATGA
- the prmC gene encoding peptide chain release factor N(5)-glutamine methyltransferase, with protein sequence MRDTVIAVCAGELYKAMRGDYPRLSGEEFDTLFNASLSLSYGEAAFSDKKINPVLRKKLTDNFLRRAAGTAVEYITGSVEFMGLTLEMEEGVFIPKNSTETLVERLLERSSAGMTLIDMGCGSGNISIAASKLGKLSVTACDINPAALRLTRKNAGKLGENIKILRSDLFADVKGRFDIIASNPPYIPSGETLDEAVLSQPAEALFSGADGLYCIRKLAVRSRDYLNDGGYLLIEIGALQERAVADILNAGGWKNVNFYKDLSGIMRVAEASC encoded by the coding sequence ATGAGAGATACCGTCATAGCTGTTTGTGCCGGAGAGCTTTATAAGGCTATGCGTGGGGATTATCCGCGGCTGTCAGGCGAGGAATTTGACACGCTGTTCAACGCGTCGCTGTCACTGTCTTACGGAGAAGCGGCTTTTTCGGATAAAAAGATAAACCCGGTGTTGAGGAAAAAGCTGACTGATAATTTTTTGCGCCGGGCTGCGGGCACCGCGGTGGAATATATTACGGGCTCGGTTGAATTCATGGGTCTGACGCTTGAAATGGAAGAGGGAGTTTTTATACCGAAAAACAGCACTGAGACGCTTGTGGAACGGCTGCTTGAAAGATCTTCCGCCGGCATGACGCTGATAGATATGGGCTGCGGCAGCGGAAACATATCCATCGCCGCTTCAAAATTGGGCAAATTATCCGTGACAGCCTGCGACATCAACCCTGCCGCGCTCCGACTCACGCGAAAAAACGCCGGAAAGCTGGGGGAAAATATAAAAATTCTGCGAAGTGATCTTTTCGCTGATGTAAAAGGCAGATTTGATATTATCGCTAGCAATCCGCCCTATATTCCGTCAGGCGAAACACTGGATGAAGCCGTGTTGAGCCAGCCGGCTGAAGCGCTTTTTTCCGGCGCGGACGGCCTTTACTGTATAAGAAAGCTCGCCGTGCGCTCCCGTGATTATTTGAATGACGGCGGATATCTTTTGATAGAGATCGGAGCGCTCCAGGAAAGGGCCGTTGCCGATATACTGAATGCCGGGGGATGGAAAAATGTGAATTTTTATAAAGACCTTTCCGGTATTATGAGGGTGGCGGAGGCGTCATGTTAG
- the prfA gene encoding peptide chain release factor 1: protein MEQKHLKIVRDFEELEKSLAESTAFDPEIHGRYKKLKPFYPSAARLVQIEKDLGGLDAMKDDEEMSLLYEEEKNALKAEYKKVRGELAALLSKSPFEGKPVIVEVRAGTGGLEAGLFAGDLFKMYQKAAEIYGLKLKIFSIHSTPMGGVKEAVFEVSGENAYSYFRFEAGVHRVQRIPATESGGRIHTSAASVAVYPEPEEVDLKIEPADLRIDTYRSSGKGGQHVNKTDSAVRITHIPTGAVASCQNERSQFQNKAKVMTMLKAKIYEQRASDAAESTADIVRNQVGSADRSEKIRTYNFPQNRVTDHRIKFTIYNLTEFMEGRISAMTEKLNEELAGK, encoded by the coding sequence TTGGAGCAAAAACACCTTAAGATAGTCAGGGATTTTGAGGAACTGGAAAAGAGTCTGGCCGAGTCGACCGCTTTTGATCCGGAAATCCACGGCCGCTACAAAAAACTCAAGCCTTTTTATCCGTCCGCCGCGCGTCTTGTTCAAATAGAAAAGGACCTCGGGGGGCTCGATGCCATGAAAGATGATGAGGAAATGTCGCTTCTTTACGAGGAGGAAAAAAACGCGCTCAAGGCCGAGTATAAAAAGGTCAGAGGCGAGCTTGCCGCGCTGCTTTCCAAAAGCCCTTTTGAGGGCAAACCTGTTATTGTGGAGGTCAGGGCTGGCACTGGCGGCCTTGAGGCTGGACTGTTCGCGGGTGATCTTTTTAAGATGTATCAGAAGGCCGCTGAAATCTACGGACTGAAACTCAAGATATTCTCAATCCACTCAACGCCAATGGGCGGAGTCAAGGAAGCGGTTTTTGAGGTGTCGGGAGAGAATGCCTATTCATATTTCAGGTTTGAAGCCGGCGTCCACAGGGTGCAGCGGATCCCCGCCACCGAATCGGGCGGCAGGATACACACATCAGCGGCTTCCGTCGCCGTTTATCCGGAGCCGGAGGAAGTGGATCTAAAAATAGAACCCGCCGACCTGAGGATAGACACATACAGGTCTTCGGGCAAGGGCGGTCAGCATGTGAACAAAACGGATTCGGCCGTCAGGATAACGCATATTCCCACAGGCGCCGTGGCCTCATGCCAGAACGAACGGAGCCAGTTTCAGAACAAGGCCAAGGTGATGACCATGTTAAAGGCGAAGATCTATGAGCAGCGGGCTTCAGATGCCGCCGAAAGCACCGCCGATATTGTGCGCAATCAGGTCGGCAGCGCCGACAGGAGCGAAAAGATAAGGACATATAATTTTCCGCAGAACAGGGTGACGGATCACAGGATAAAATTCACCATTTACAATCTTACCGAATTCATGGAAGGCAGGATATCGGCTATGACGGAAAAACTGAATGAGGAGCTTGCCGGAAAATGA
- the rpmE gene encoding 50S ribosomal protein L31 codes for MKDKIHPDYKPVKVICTCGNTFEVRSTMGTDIRLEICSACHPFFTGKQKLIDSVGSLSKFEKRYKKTAGQTVRVKPKKAVKKKTAVKKTKLAPKKKISPDEE; via the coding sequence ATGAAAGACAAAATACATCCGGACTACAAGCCGGTGAAGGTTATATGCACTTGCGGGAACACCTTTGAGGTGCGGTCCACTATGGGAACGGATATAAGGCTGGAGATATGTTCGGCCTGCCATCCTTTTTTCACGGGGAAACAGAAACTTATCGATTCCGTGGGCAGCCTCAGCAAGTTCGAGAAGAGATACAAAAAAACCGCCGGGCAAACGGTCAGGGTGAAACCCAAAAAAGCGGTGAAGAAAAAAACCGCGGTCAAAAAAACAAAACTCGCCCCAAAAAAGAAAATTTCCCCCGACGAAGAATAG